The following proteins are co-located in the Flammeovirga kamogawensis genome:
- a CDS encoding ABC transporter permease — MRFQFILKHSVRDLKKSISKIIPFILSIVVGVASLVAMTTFSENVNQDLNKQAKELLGADLELRSSHELQDSVLNLFSHQQSKLVKQFNFASMAFSKSTEKSRLVDLRALELGFPYYGQLEVYPKPSWSKWKNQEKVVFVDSVVLYQLEAAIGDSLRFGAANFEIAGTIKKGIGQSAVMAATVPIVYFPFKYLEDTKLIQKGSRVNYRYFYAFNDTLNVQNLVDKNQEIIDEKGIRVATIENNTARIGRFFNDIDAFLKLITFISLLLGCIGVSSGIFIYIKGKLKSVAIYRCLGATTNETFLIYFLQVLFLGLVGGVIGAFIGAFAQLVFPLLFSDLLMVSISNNFSVTAIVFGIFLSLFVSVLFGWYPLLQVLGVSPIYVLRSISSLDIKSNKLIKALLIISVSLFVILFSYWLLGDFKKSLFFFLSIFCVIIVLTLLALLLIKVVKTIDLSGYSFSLKYGVSQLFRPNNQTLLLGVTIGLGVFLIICLVSIRSILIEKVTDVGGEGDANLVLYDVQKSQVSSLKNLLEKENIQIEQNAPIVTMSLKTVNGKTKKQAMLDSTIQLKRYVFDREYRVTYRSSLKENEKTIEGEWQGNSSINEMIPISVSDNYLKSSGLAFGDTVIFNVQGFNLTTKITHVRAVDFARMEANFVVLFPAGVLEAAPSFHVLAIKVRGKDNIASIQSKVVAKYPNVSSIDLGLIFESLNDILDQVSFVFKWLGGICIFTGFLVLWSSMSIGKFQRKKEAGVLRALGAKRKHLVRITFIEYFSIGTLSTLTGLLLGWLGSWALAYFVFDIPFFIAIKESFVLSIIIIGMTVSIGVLFMRSLSKVPAITVLKEE, encoded by the coding sequence GTGAGATTTCAATTTATTTTAAAGCATTCTGTTAGAGACTTAAAAAAAAGTATCAGCAAAATTATCCCCTTTATACTTTCGATCGTAGTAGGTGTAGCTAGTTTAGTAGCTATGACTACATTTTCTGAAAATGTAAATCAAGATCTAAATAAACAGGCTAAAGAACTTTTGGGAGCTGATTTAGAGTTACGGTCATCGCATGAACTTCAAGATAGTGTTCTTAATCTTTTTTCACATCAGCAATCTAAGTTAGTAAAACAATTTAATTTTGCATCAATGGCTTTTTCAAAATCTACAGAAAAAAGTAGATTAGTAGACTTACGAGCTCTTGAATTGGGTTTTCCTTATTATGGGCAGTTAGAGGTGTATCCTAAACCTTCTTGGTCTAAATGGAAAAATCAAGAAAAAGTAGTATTTGTAGATAGTGTGGTGCTCTATCAGTTAGAAGCAGCAATTGGAGATAGCTTGAGATTTGGAGCTGCTAATTTTGAGATAGCAGGAACAATTAAAAAAGGAATTGGGCAGAGTGCTGTAATGGCTGCTACTGTACCTATAGTTTATTTTCCGTTCAAATATTTAGAAGACACAAAACTTATACAAAAAGGGAGTAGAGTGAATTATAGATATTTTTACGCTTTTAATGACACACTTAATGTTCAGAATTTAGTAGATAAAAATCAAGAAATAATTGATGAAAAAGGGATAAGGGTAGCAACAATTGAAAATAACACAGCAAGAATAGGTCGCTTTTTTAATGATATTGATGCTTTCTTAAAATTAATCACTTTTATCTCTCTTCTGTTAGGGTGTATTGGTGTAAGTAGTGGGATTTTTATTTATATAAAAGGGAAACTAAAATCTGTAGCAATTTATAGGTGTTTAGGAGCAACAACTAATGAGACATTTTTAATTTATTTTTTACAAGTGTTATTTCTAGGTTTGGTTGGTGGAGTAATTGGAGCATTTATAGGAGCTTTTGCACAACTGGTCTTTCCTCTTTTATTTTCCGACTTGTTGATGGTTTCTATAAGTAATAATTTTTCTGTAACGGCAATTGTTTTTGGAATTTTCCTAAGTCTATTTGTTTCAGTTTTATTTGGATGGTATCCCTTACTACAAGTTTTGGGTGTATCTCCAATATATGTACTAAGGTCAATCTCATCTTTAGATATTAAGTCAAATAAATTAATTAAAGCACTTTTAATTATTTCAGTTAGCCTTTTTGTTATTTTATTTTCTTATTGGCTCTTAGGAGATTTTAAAAAATCGTTATTTTTCTTTCTATCAATCTTTTGTGTAATAATTGTCTTGACTCTACTTGCTTTGTTATTAATAAAAGTAGTTAAAACGATAGATTTATCTGGGTATAGCTTTAGTTTAAAGTATGGTGTATCTCAGTTATTTAGACCTAATAATCAAACTTTACTTTTAGGAGTTACTATTGGATTGGGAGTTTTTCTTATTATTTGTTTGGTATCTATCAGATCAATTCTAATTGAAAAAGTAACCGATGTTGGAGGAGAGGGTGATGCAAATTTGGTATTATATGATGTGCAAAAATCACAAGTTTCATCTTTAAAGAATTTATTAGAAAAAGAAAATATACAGATAGAACAAAATGCTCCTATCGTAACGATGTCTTTAAAAACTGTAAATGGGAAGACTAAAAAACAAGCAATGCTAGACTCTACAATACAATTAAAAAGATATGTATTTGATAGGGAATATAGAGTGACTTATAGATCTTCTTTAAAGGAGAATGAAAAAACTATTGAGGGTGAATGGCAAGGAAATTCATCTATAAATGAAATGATACCAATATCAGTTTCAGATAATTATCTTAAATCATCAGGGTTAGCTTTTGGTGATACAGTAATTTTTAATGTTCAGGGTTTTAATTTAACAACAAAAATTACTCATGTAAGAGCTGTAGATTTTGCAAGAATGGAGGCTAATTTTGTTGTTCTATTTCCTGCAGGTGTTTTAGAGGCTGCACCAAGTTTTCATGTACTGGCTATTAAAGTAAGAGGTAAAGATAACATAGCAAGTATACAGAGTAAAGTTGTGGCTAAATATCCGAATGTATCAAGCATTGATTTAGGTCTAATCTTTGAATCTCTAAATGATATTCTAGACCAAGTATCTTTTGTTTTTAAATGGCTTGGTGGAATATGTATTTTTACAGGCTTCTTAGTTTTATGGAGCTCAATGTCTATAGGTAAATTTCAGCGTAAAAAAGAAGCTGGAGTTTTAAGAGCATTAGGTGCTAAAAGAAAACATCTAGTAAGAATCACCTTCATAGAATATTTTTCTATTGGTACACTATCAACCCTTACCGGTTTACTTTTAGGGTGGTTAGGTTCTTGGGCACTTGCTTATTTTGTATTTGA
- a CDS encoding voltage-gated chloride channel family protein, translated as MAFLGYTNDDLPKWVKKTEQFPVILYILKWVLIGTLVGGLTGIGSALFLKGLSWATDWRQMHLWIIYLLPIGGFLIGASYYYFGQDVVKGNNQLLEEITRPKKIIPLKMAPLVTIATIATHLFGGSAGREGTAVQMGGSIADQFTKIFKLDKYDRKILIISGIAAGFSSVFGTPLAGAIFGLEVYVIGRMRYEAIFPSFFTAIVANYATHNLGHVIGIHHTVYEIPIIPDMTLTNLALCVIAGVAFGLTGMLFSKANHFWGNLFKSNIKYAPFRPMIGGVVLALGIMAINYNHGLDYASYDMKYFGLGVPTIVESFGTQMNWYDFLVKTLTTSFTLGAGFKGGEVTPLFYIGSTLGSYLSTHISLPVALLAGMGFVGVFSGATNTPMACTMMGIELFGAPAAVFIAVSCITAYMFSGHTSIYSSQIVGSPKHINNDSEKGNTLSEIDVIRAAEKEHIKNREESDEE; from the coding sequence ATGGCTTTTCTAGGTTATACAAATGATGATTTACCTAAATGGGTAAAAAAAACAGAGCAATTCCCTGTAATTCTCTATATCCTGAAATGGGTTTTAATCGGAACTCTTGTTGGTGGATTAACAGGTATTGGTTCAGCCTTATTCTTGAAAGGTTTAAGTTGGGCAACTGATTGGCGACAAATGCACTTATGGATTATCTATCTTTTACCTATTGGAGGTTTTTTAATTGGTGCTAGTTACTATTATTTTGGTCAAGATGTAGTTAAGGGAAATAATCAATTACTAGAAGAGATTACAAGGCCTAAGAAAATTATACCTCTAAAAATGGCTCCACTTGTTACTATCGCTACTATTGCAACCCACTTATTTGGTGGTTCAGCTGGTCGAGAGGGTACAGCAGTGCAAATGGGTGGTTCTATTGCAGATCAGTTTACTAAAATCTTTAAATTAGATAAATACGATAGAAAAATATTAATTATCTCTGGTATCGCAGCTGGTTTTTCATCTGTTTTTGGAACTCCTCTTGCTGGTGCAATCTTCGGACTAGAAGTATATGTTATTGGTAGAATGAGATATGAAGCCATATTCCCTAGTTTCTTTACAGCTATAGTTGCAAATTACGCTACACATAATCTAGGGCACGTAATTGGTATTCATCATACAGTATATGAAATTCCTATTATACCCGACATGACGCTTACTAATTTAGCATTATGTGTTATTGCAGGTGTAGCTTTTGGATTAACTGGAATGCTATTTTCTAAGGCAAATCACTTTTGGGGAAATTTATTTAAATCTAATATTAAATATGCACCTTTCAGACCAATGATTGGAGGTGTTGTTTTAGCTTTAGGCATAATGGCTATTAACTATAATCATGGTTTAGATTACGCATCTTATGACATGAAATACTTTGGATTAGGTGTACCTACTATTGTTGAGTCTTTTGGTACGCAGATGAATTGGTATGATTTCTTAGTTAAGACACTAACTACTTCATTTACATTAGGTGCAGGATTTAAAGGTGGTGAAGTTACCCCATTATTTTATATTGGATCTACACTTGGTAGTTACCTTTCCACACACATTTCGTTACCTGTTGCCTTGTTAGCAGGTATGGGTTTTGTTGGTGTTTTTAGTGGTGCTACAAATACACCAATGGCTTGTACAATGATGGGTATAGAATTGTTTGGAGCTCCTGCAGCTGTATTTATTGCGGTTTCTTGTATTACTGCTTATATGTTTTCTGGACATACAAGTATATACTCTTCTCAAATTGTTGGTAGTCCAAAACACATTAATAATGATAGCGAAAAAGGAAACACTCTTTCAGAAATTGATGTTATCCGAGCTGCTGAAAAGGAACACATTAAAAATAGAGAAGAATCTGATGAAGAATAA
- a CDS encoding bifunctional methionine sulfoxide reductase B/A protein yields MKKLTPFEEWVIINKGTERPFTGKYNRHDEPGTYVCKKCSSPLYKSEDKFESGCGWPSFDDEVDGAIKRVTDLDGQRTEILCSSCDAHLGHVFENENLTQKNVRHCVNSISLDFKGIKAVSPKVAIFASGCFWGTQYYFLRTKGVMSSTVGYIGGTKDNPTYEEICSGETGHAEAVKIVYDSDRIGYDYLAKLFFETHDPTQINKQGPDIGTQYRSEIFYFDDDQKEKAQILIAQLKAQGLAVATTLTDASELTFWEAEDYHQDYYEKTAGKPYCHIYTKRF; encoded by the coding sequence ATGAAAAAATTAACTCCATTTGAAGAGTGGGTAATTATCAATAAAGGAACTGAGCGTCCTTTTACTGGAAAATACAACAGACACGATGAGCCTGGTACTTATGTATGTAAAAAGTGCTCTTCACCATTATACAAATCTGAGGATAAGTTTGAATCAGGATGTGGATGGCCAAGCTTTGATGATGAAGTTGATGGAGCGATTAAAAGAGTGACAGATCTTGATGGACAAAGAACTGAAATTCTTTGTAGTTCTTGTGATGCACACTTAGGACATGTATTTGAAAATGAAAATCTAACACAAAAAAATGTTAGACATTGTGTAAATTCTATTTCTCTTGATTTTAAAGGTATTAAAGCTGTTAGTCCGAAGGTGGCTATTTTTGCATCTGGATGTTTTTGGGGTACTCAATATTACTTTTTAAGAACAAAAGGGGTAATGTCTAGTACAGTTGGTTATATAGGGGGAACAAAAGATAACCCTACTTATGAAGAAATATGTTCTGGTGAAACAGGGCATGCAGAAGCTGTTAAAATTGTATATGATTCTGATAGAATTGGCTACGATTACTTAGCAAAATTATTTTTTGAAACGCACGATCCAACTCAAATAAATAAGCAAGGCCCTGATATTGGAACTCAATATAGATCTGAAATATTTTATTTTGATGATGATCAGAAAGAAAAAGCACAGATACTTATTGCACAACTTAAAGCACAAGGATTGGCTGTTGCTACAACTTTAACAGATGCATCTGAATTAACTTTTTGGGAAGCAGAGGATTATCATCAAGATTATTATGAAAAAACGGCAGGGAAACCGTATTGCCATATTTATACAAAACGCTTTTAA
- a CDS encoding aspartate kinase encodes MITIAEAVEEIVRKSPFLEEAIVDGIVNYTGLARQIMPEVEDKLMKDVQIGGVVMAIQRLRPKLSKLDIEHEVLNYLKKMGEIIVRSDLVDYTFKNSPTLLGKQQELLKVIQGEKDVFQASSKGVYETNLVTSKKMMDQLISIFAGEDIISKKENLASLTMRLPQDNTSVPGIYYYLLKKIAWEGINIVEVISTTNEFTLILAKKDVNRTFGLLHNLVND; translated from the coding sequence ATGATCACAATTGCAGAAGCTGTAGAAGAAATTGTACGTAAATCTCCTTTCCTGGAAGAGGCTATTGTAGATGGAATAGTTAATTATACAGGTTTGGCAAGACAGATAATGCCAGAGGTAGAAGATAAGTTGATGAAAGACGTTCAAATAGGAGGGGTTGTAATGGCTATCCAACGTTTACGTCCTAAACTTTCTAAGCTAGATATTGAACATGAAGTTTTAAATTACCTCAAGAAAATGGGGGAAATTATAGTACGTTCAGATTTAGTAGATTATACTTTTAAAAACTCTCCTACATTATTAGGAAAACAACAAGAGCTTTTAAAAGTTATTCAAGGTGAGAAAGATGTTTTTCAAGCTTCATCAAAAGGAGTATATGAAACTAATTTGGTAACGAGTAAAAAAATGATGGATCAGTTAATTTCAATTTTTGCAGGTGAAGATATCATCAGTAAAAAAGAAAATCTTGCCTCATTAACTATGCGTTTACCACAAGACAATACATCTGTACCGGGTATCTATTACTATTTATTGAAAAAGATTGCCTGGGAAGGTATAAATATTGTTGAAGTAATTTCAACAACCAATGAATTTACATTGATTTTAGCTAAGAAAGATGTAAATAGAACATTCGGATTATTACACAACCTAGTAAATGATTAA
- the dapA gene encoding 4-hydroxy-tetrahydrodipicolinate synthase — protein MEAFIGQGIALVTPFTTEGTIDFPALKRLLQHTKDVDYWVVNGTTAESATLTKNEKLQVLKFVQENNPTKRPIMFGVGSNNTAEVIEQLTTWDLTGVDAILSVCPYYVKPSQKGIIAHYSAIADASPLPILLYNVPSRTAVNMSVDTIVTLSEHKNIFGVKDAGGDLTQAMRVISHTPDEFLYISGDDALTVPIISIGGNGVISVLGNAVPQEFGSTVTNALNGDIKAATMQMSELLDFTDALFEEGNPVGVKAALEIAGICGKGVRLPLVEGSELLCSKLSSMYEKIKISSRKSVFVSNFDARHAI, from the coding sequence ATGGAAGCGTTTATTGGACAAGGCATAGCACTAGTTACACCATTCACTACAGAAGGTACAATAGATTTCCCTGCATTAAAGAGGTTACTACAACATACTAAGGATGTTGATTATTGGGTTGTAAATGGTACGACTGCAGAAAGTGCAACGCTGACAAAAAACGAAAAGCTTCAAGTTTTAAAGTTTGTTCAAGAAAATAATCCTACTAAAAGACCTATCATGTTTGGTGTAGGTAGCAATAACACTGCTGAAGTCATTGAGCAATTAACTACATGGGACTTAACTGGAGTTGATGCTATATTATCTGTTTGTCCATACTACGTTAAGCCTTCACAAAAAGGTATTATTGCACATTATAGTGCAATTGCTGATGCTTCTCCTCTACCAATTCTTTTGTACAATGTACCTAGTAGAACTGCTGTAAATATGTCAGTAGATACTATTGTTACATTATCAGAGCATAAAAATATTTTTGGTGTAAAAGATGCAGGTGGAGATTTAACACAAGCAATGCGTGTGATTAGTCATACTCCTGATGAATTTTTATACATCTCTGGTGATGATGCACTAACAGTTCCAATTATTTCTATTGGTGGTAATGGTGTAATTTCTGTACTTGGAAATGCTGTTCCTCAAGAATTTGGTAGTACTGTAACAAATGCTCTTAACGGAGACATTAAAGCTGCTACAATGCAAATGTCAGAATTATTAGACTTTACTGATGCATTGTTCGAAGAAGGTAATCCCGTAGGTGTTAAAGCTGCTTTAGAAATTGCTGGTATTTGTGGTAAAGGTGTTCGTTTACCTTTAGTAGAAGGTTCTGAACTTCTTTGTTCTAAATTATCAAGTATGTACGAGAAAATTAAAATTTCAAGTAGAAAATCAGTTTTTGTGTCAAACTTTGATGCAAGACATGCAATATAA
- a CDS encoding LysM peptidoglycan-binding domain-containing protein, which produces MTIQELQERYHFNRETPIVIGDRCKIFFGKLDEDEVIIISDLSPRIIEKEPVDSFEVGTTFSFEGTSDNADSYVYGSSQYTIRMLENYSDDVQNKVKEIMVEVDEDKLKQLEKELLYVLRLPELDRTQKLLDIKSLYSQGLYDETFKAIAYDYADDLLLDGDMLYLLGDMCEKGMGTFQNKEQARQFFARAAEVGITNATKRVEMIDAELESNQQVVVEKNEEVVKATRLKRKSGPVGNKKRGLSKKNQLRYSIIASLFFILGLFFSSIFSLFTSDEHEKPEEVVSSPTDTEIVTPQDVENEAAFKKVESAILAQMGQLKNYTEAIKRLKEGITLIEQSQRTMTLTPKQTARLEQLNGYIMGQISALNDNKKDLFWTKHSCVSGETVISIANHYHVPEKNVLDEKGKALNMDRILKNTEIVKIGIPALFFNHKVLPGESIGTISNKYDIQPADIRKLNDLSSDILQPGQDLRVYIRS; this is translated from the coding sequence ATGACAATACAGGAACTTCAAGAACGCTATCATTTTAATAGAGAAACTCCAATAGTAATAGGGGATAGATGTAAAATATTTTTTGGTAAACTTGATGAAGATGAAGTTATCATTATTTCTGATTTATCGCCTAGAATAATCGAAAAGGAGCCCGTTGACTCTTTTGAAGTTGGAACGACTTTCTCTTTTGAAGGAACTTCAGATAATGCAGATTCTTATGTTTACGGCTCGTCTCAGTATACTATTAGAATGTTAGAAAACTATTCTGATGATGTTCAGAATAAGGTGAAAGAAATAATGGTAGAAGTAGATGAAGATAAATTGAAACAACTTGAAAAAGAGTTGTTATATGTGCTTCGTTTACCGGAATTAGATAGAACTCAAAAGCTTTTAGATATTAAGAGTTTATATAGTCAAGGACTTTATGATGAAACTTTTAAAGCAATAGCTTACGATTATGCCGACGATTTACTTTTAGATGGAGATATGCTCTATTTATTAGGAGACATGTGTGAAAAGGGAATGGGAACATTTCAGAATAAAGAACAAGCTAGACAGTTTTTTGCACGTGCTGCAGAAGTAGGTATAACAAATGCAACCAAACGGGTTGAAATGATAGATGCTGAACTAGAGAGTAATCAGCAAGTTGTTGTAGAAAAAAATGAAGAAGTTGTAAAAGCAACACGCTTAAAAAGAAAATCTGGTCCTGTAGGAAATAAGAAAAGAGGTTTATCAAAGAAGAATCAATTGAGGTATTCTATAATAGCATCTTTATTTTTTATACTTGGTTTATTTTTCTCTTCCATCTTTTCTTTATTCACATCAGATGAGCATGAGAAACCTGAGGAAGTTGTTTCTTCACCTACAGATACTGAAATAGTAACTCCACAAGATGTAGAAAATGAAGCTGCATTTAAAAAAGTGGAATCAGCTATATTAGCTCAAATGGGACAGCTTAAGAATTATACTGAAGCTATTAAACGTTTGAAAGAAGGCATTACATTAATTGAGCAATCTCAAAGAACAATGACCCTCACGCCTAAACAAACTGCTAGGCTCGAACAATTAAACGGTTACATTATGGGGCAAATTTCTGCCTTGAATGATAATAAAAAAGATTTGTTCTGGACAAAACATTCATGTGTTTCTGGTGAAACAGTGATAAGTATTGCCAACCATTACCATGTGCCAGAGAAAAATGTTTTAGATGAAAAAGGTAAAGCACTAAATATGGATAGGATTTTAAAAAATACAGAAATTGTAAAAATTGGAATTCCAGCTTTATTTTTTAATCATAAGGTATTACCAGGAGAAAGTATTGGTACTATATCTAATAAATATGATATACAACCAGCAGATATTAGAAAACTAAATGATTTATCATCAGATATTCTTCAGCCTGGTCAGGATTTGAGAGTATATATTAGATCATAG
- a CDS encoding glutathione peroxidase has translation MSAQFYSYTANTSAGNEVSMDDFEGKVILVVNTATQCGLTPQFKGLEELYIKYKDKGFVILGFPCNQFANQEPLSNEEMASTCELNFGVTFPLFQKVDVNGSNAHPIFKYLKDALPGTLFNGIKWNFTKFLIGKDGKPLERFAPTTTPDKIEKDIIKALA, from the coding sequence ATGAGCGCACAATTCTATTCGTATACTGCTAATACTTCTGCAGGTAACGAAGTATCAATGGATGATTTTGAGGGCAAAGTAATTTTAGTAGTTAATACTGCAACGCAATGTGGGTTAACTCCTCAATTTAAAGGGCTAGAAGAATTATACATAAAATATAAAGATAAAGGGTTTGTAATATTAGGATTCCCATGTAATCAATTTGCCAACCAAGAACCTTTGAGTAATGAAGAAATGGCATCTACTTGTGAGTTAAATTTTGGTGTAACTTTCCCTTTATTCCAAAAGGTAGATGTAAATGGTAGTAATGCACACCCTATATTTAAATATCTAAAAGATGCCTTACCAGGAACATTATTTAATGGCATTAAATGGAATTTTACTAAGTTTTTAATTGGTAAAGATGGTAAGCCTTTAGAAAGGTTTGCACCAACAACAACTCCAGATAAAATAGAAAAGGATATTATTAAAGCACTCGCTTAA